Genomic segment of Flavobacteriales bacterium:
CTAAATGTTTTTCGAAAACAAACGGATCCATCATCCAAATTTCGATATAGTCGTAGTTGGCTGCCTCAAAATCGGTGTTTTCAATACGACGGCTAATACCTGCCCAATTGGCCGATGGGTTTTCCAACGTGCCATCTGCATTTAGATTGTCCACTCCATAATTGTATGGGCCTCTTCTGTTTGGATAAAAAGCGAGATCAAAGGTTGGGATTGTTTTGGCAGATGTTTGCTGTATATTTTTTTGAGGAAATGGCTCGTCATAAGGAATGGCTCTCACAAAATGACCTGAACGTTGAGTTGGGTCATTTTTTAAATGTTCGGGCATCCTATCCTGAGCGTTTTGAAGCACTGGGTCTATGCTGTACCAAGCAAATAATGCCCTCCTATTGTTTGGGGCTTTTAAATTACCGGTTGCGGCATCCGGAAACAAATCGGGCTGATGTTGCGGCACACTGGCCAAATGCCAGCGGCTTGGTGTTTTTATTTCATAAGGTGTTTCGGCTCCTTCAAAGTCATCAATCATGGATGTGCCTCTTTCCAATTCTCCAATGCTAATGGGTTTGTGTGGAATAAGGTGGGCAAATTCCCAAGTCAAACCAAAGGTTGATTCTTCTTTAGTTTCAATTAAGGGCAATTTATCAACCCATCGGGTAAGCATTCTTGATTTTGTATTAAACGCCCCGTCAAAGCCATAAATGGTGTTGAGCAATGGCTCTTCGCCAATATTTGTTTTAGGTGTAAGAGGTCTTTCCGTTAAATGCAAAACGGTTCCACCCACAAGCAATTTGTCGGATATTTTATAATCCAACCTCGTGCCCACAAGTGATTTTTGTTGAAGATTAAACAACGAATTGCTTTCGCAGCTTGCTTTTATCAATGCTCCAGAACCCAAAATCCCTTCGTTTATAATGGTTACCATACCAATGGTATAATCAACAATATAATCTACTCCCTCATTCAAAAGAGAACCATTGGCCGTAACCTTCACAGAACCTTTTGGTACATTGAAGCATTGCAGTCTTATTTGGTTGCTTGATGAACCCTTGTAACTTCCTCTCAAGAAAAATTTGTCGTGCTGCACATCTTGCTGGGCATCCCACTTGGTGCTGTCATACAAGGCATCAAAGGCATAGTAGTCGGCATTTTTTCCTTTGGGGTCAATAAATTTATCTCTGGTAAATTGGCCAAAGGGCTGCCGCATGGGGAAAATAATTCTACCCTGGGCGGCTTGTATGGTCACACCCTCAATTAAGTCAAACAATCCATCTGGTTTTGGCTCTTGAAGCCTATTCATGTTGTCGAGGTTATATACGGCATTTAGCTGCTTTTGATACCATTTTGTTTCCGAACTTGAAACCGGTAAATAGCCCAAATCGCCGCCACCTTTGTCGTCCGCATACACTACGTTAAAGTTAAAATCCTCTGTTTGCATATTGTATGCACCGAGGCTGTATATGTTTTTCATCATCAAATTCCATGTTGGCAAATGGGTTTTGATGAGGTTTGATTTTATCAGTTTAACGGTAAGGCTTACCGGAGTTTGGCTGGTTGGTGGCTTATCTCGGGCAAATTCCCCAACAGTATAAACAATACCATTGTAATCATATTGATAGGCCACTGCTAAAACTTCATCTGTATTAAGTGCTTGATTTAAAGAAATATAACCAAGCTGTGGATTGTAGGTAAATTCTTGTGGAGATAATTGTCGGGCATTGCTCAAATCCACATATTCAACACCTACTTTCAATTCATCTCTCAGTCCGTCGGCATTTGTTCGGGCGGCATTAAAGAGGTTGTTTACGTAGTTGTCAGGATATGGGGTGCTGGTGGGCAATTGATATTTGGAGTTGTATGGCTCGGCTTCTCCCAAATCCATAAGTGCCATTAAATTGCCGGTATTACTGTAGCTTGATGCACGGTTGGTTACCCACACTTCGATATACGTAATCCGGGCACTGCTTTGCACAACTGGTAGTCTTGAAAGTGCATTGTCATAATTATCGGCAAAATATTGAGACAAAAAGTAGTGACGGTTAACATCGTAGTCGCTGGCTTGAATGTTGAATTTGGTTATTTGAGCACCACCGTTAACCTCTGTCTCTCTGGTTTCTCCTTTTTGCTGTGTGGCAATAGAAGTAACCGTTAGTTTGCCAAATTGCATTTTTGTCTTAATCCCAAAAAGGCTTTGTCCACCTTGAATTAAGCTGCCGTTCAAGGGCAACGAAACGTTTCCAAGTTCTAATGATTTTAGAATGTCGTCATCTTTTCCTTGCCAGCCAACCCCAGTTTGGTTTTCAAACTCAAAGGTGGCTTCGGTGTCGTAGTTTGTGTTAATTTTTACTTTATCGCCAATTGTTCCTGTAACGTTTACCTGCATTTTGAGTTTAAAATCAAAATTGCCGTTTTTCTGTTGTCGTCGGGTATATATTGGGTTGTCAATTCTGTTAAAATTTCCTCCAAAAATCAATTCTGCCGAACCGCTTGGTCTTATGTCCACCAAGCCATCCATCATTTTGTCATCAAATTTATCAGGAGAAAGTTTTAAATCAGGCAAAAAACCGTTGCTGCGAGTATTGTTGCTCGCCGTAGCTTTTTGTCGGAAGTATTTGTTTAACTCTTCGCGGTTTTGGGTTTTGAGGTAATCCTCGAATGATTGGCTGGTGGGCGAGCCAAGACTTTGGTCGCCTATTTTTCGCTGAACACTATAGGAACTATCATTTGGGTTGTATGATATTTCATTGTGCAGATTCTCCGGATCTTTGAGGTCAAACTGGTGTATCCTCCTGTATTCGCCCGGTTTCCTATCTCTGATAGGATATTTCAACGAATCCTTTTTAGTAGAATCGGTTTCTGAGGTTTCTGTAAAAAGGAGCAAATTAGATTTACTTCCGGCTATTAGATTCAATGCCGCAAAACTGACGGTAACCGCAAGCAATGCTTTTAAACTTTTTTTCAAAACTTTACTTTTTTAGCGTTTCAACAAACTAATTGAATACGTTCTTCAATTCAAATGAGAGTACAATTTTACCTTATAAGCTTGCAAATCAGTTTCGGACAAATTTATAATAATTTTAAACAATTCTTAATAATGTTCTCAGTTGTGGCATTTTCACCCAAATCACTCATCACTTTGTAGGCCACTTTTTCGGCTGCCGCACGGGCAAAACCCAATGCAGTTAAAGCCTCAAGGGCTTCGTAAATATTACCTGATGATGAATTTGATTTTACGAGATTGGTATCGTCAATTTTACCAACTTTATCCCTTAATTCTAATATCATTCGTTGTGCTGCTTTGGGGCCTATGCCTTTAATTGCTTTTAACAACGCCTCATTGCCATTCAATATTGCACCAATTATTTCTTTATGATTTAAGGCAGACAAAACCATTCGGGCGGTGGCAGGGCCAATTCCGCTCACACTAATTAAATGACGAAACAACGACCGTTCGGCATGGTCGTAAAAGCCAAAAAGTGTATGACTATCTTCTTTTACCACCAAATGAGTGAGCAA
This window contains:
- the ruvA gene encoding Holliday junction branch migration protein RuvA; translation: MFEFIEGEIAELSPTQVVINANGVGYLAHISLNAFEKFNGKSKLRLLTHLVVKEDSHTLFGFYDHAERSLFRHLISVSGIGPATARMVLSALNHKEIIGAILNGNEALLKAIKGIGPKAAQRMILELRDKVGKIDDTNLVKSNSSSGNIYEALEALTALGFARAAAEKVAYKVMSDLGENATTENIIKNCLKLL